The Nitrospinota bacterium genome contains the following window.
CTCAACAAGAATTTCGCCTGTATTGTTAGATAAAATAACAGCAGCTACTTGAGATATATTTGGACAACTTGATACTTCTTTTAAGACTCGATCCGTCGCACCTTGAAGAGACAAATCAATAGTAAGCTCTACTTTAGCAATATAGGGATGTATATTTCCAAACTCACTTTCGATTATACGATTAAGAATATGAGAAAGTCTCTGCTTCTTTACTTTGCTTATATTAATAGGATTAATAGTTCCCCAAACTCTATCTTTATTCTCTTTCTCCGTTGAATATTTCAATAGTATTTTAGAAATAAATTTTTGGCGACGAAGATAATTCTGTGTAGAGTTTAATGGATATGTAATGGACGGCAAGCGAAGCAAACCAAGCAATCCACATATTTGATTATAATTGAGGCTGGAAAGTGGTTTTCGATAAATTACTTTCGAAGCAGCAGAAAAACCTCTTATTCCACCACCTAGATATACATACTGACAGTAAAGATTTAGTATTTCTTCCTTTGAATAATATTTTTCTATTTGTAATGCAAGAAAAGCTTCTATTGATTTCCTTATAAGAGACTTATCAGATGTAAGAAGTGTGTTTCTAACAAGCTGTTGTGTTATAGTACTGCCACCTTGTATAATTTTTCTTGAGATAATGTTCCAAAATAATGCCCTAACTAGTGCTTTAATATCTATACCGTGATGTAAATAGTATCTTCGATCCTCTAGTTCAATAAGTAAGTGTCGAATGTCTGAGATTTCCTTCTGAGTTAAAGGATAAATTATATCTCCTCCTGATATTCCTATTGGATGACCGTTTCTATCATTTATGAGAAAAGTACGTTTAGCAACTAACTGTCTAGATGATATACAACGAAGAGCCTTAGGCAGGAATTTAAAAGCTTCAAAACACTTACGCCACGTAGGGAAATATTCAAGATTTAATGTTTGAAATGTATAATTTGTAGTCATTGTAAATTACTTAAGGAAGAAATTATTTATAAAGTGAATCCAAATAAAAATTAATTTGAATTGTCAGTTGGAAGTAGAATTACAGTGTGAATGTGAAGATGAAATAGTTTTGCAAGAATAGTATGGT
Protein-coding sequences here:
- a CDS encoding transglycosylase domain-containing protein, whose protein sequence is MTTNYTFQTLNLEYFPTWRKCFEAFKFLPKALRCISSRQLVAKRTFLINDRNGHPIGISGGDIIYPLTQKEISDIRHLLIELEDRRYYLHHGIDIKALVRALFWNIISRKIIQGGSTITQQLVRNTLLTSDKSLIRKSIEAFLALQIEKYYSKEEILNLYCQYVYLGGGIRGFSAASKVIYRKPLSSLNYNQICGLLGLLRLPSITYPLNSTQNYLRRQKFISKILLKYSTEKENKDRVWGTINPINISKVKKQRLSHILNRIIESEFGNIHPYIAKVELTIDLSLQGATDRVLKEVSSCPNISQVAAVILSNNTGEILVESSWKNGVESEFSPVFSGSIQAGSTFKTFALLAAIEQRFNLDMVLESSPFKSSFIKDIDKKEWTIRNYGNIYRGGLTLKQALKYSDNTVFARLTEILDFKDLVKTFNRFGLSEISKATPSLIFGATPTGISLIKLSSAYRAIQQNGVYTKPILIKNVQLTGGSLLWKSKPSDSTIVAHYVDIIELKHALKYSGITVFGKDFSGKTGTTSSGSLFVGYNDNISLAIWLGYSKSPSEDIDKEITSRHVLQKLVQKMLGYKSNLFSI